In Nitrosarchaeum koreense MY1, one genomic interval encodes:
- the rpsB gene encoding 30S ribosomal protein S2, with translation MSEQTESTDIKKKILSTGIRVGTPVKTKFMTPFITKASPEGLYMLDIDITLEKIKIAAKFINRLGTDKLIVCSARQYANTPIEKFCEMLGSKKLLGRFMPGTLTNPSLPYYIEPKLVLISDPQVDVQAITEATNAGIPVIGISNTDNITSKLDVIIPANNRGRKALATVYWLLVRQILIERGELKEDEPMKYEIDDFETKITEEEIE, from the coding sequence ATGAGTGAACAAACAGAATCCACAGATATCAAAAAGAAGATCCTATCTACTGGAATCAGAGTAGGAACTCCAGTAAAGACGAAATTCATGACTCCGTTTATCACAAAAGCCAGTCCTGAAGGACTCTACATGTTAGATATCGATATAACATTAGAAAAAATCAAAATAGCAGCTAAATTTATCAATCGTTTAGGAACAGATAAACTAATTGTATGCTCAGCTAGACAGTATGCCAATACTCCAATTGAGAAATTTTGTGAAATGCTAGGTTCTAAAAAATTACTTGGCAGATTTATGCCTGGAACTCTTACAAATCCATCTTTACCATATTATATTGAACCAAAATTAGTTTTAATTTCCGATCCTCAAGTAGATGTACAAGCAATTACAGAAGCTACAAATGCCGGTATTCCAGTAATTGGAATTTCAAATACAGATAACATTACATCAAAACTTGATGTAATTATTCCTGCAAACAACAGAGGAAGAAAAGCTCTTGCCACAGTATATTGGTTATTGGTTCGTCAAATTCTCATCGAAAGAGGAGAATTAAAAGAAGATGAACCAATGAAATACGAAATCGATGATTTTGAAACAAAGATAACGGAAGAGGAAATAGAGTAA
- the eno gene encoding phosphopyruvate hydratase produces MSKITSINGRIIYNSRGSKTVEVDIISENKFLGRVCAPSGASVGKYEAVSFPNEKPEESLRMLNENVQKFIGLESSDLKTIHDTLRSIDQSSNYAKIGGALAFAVSIASMESASKAKDTSLFQTLSSESSFKFPFPLGNILGGGAHAGPGTPDIQEILICAIGTKTIRDAIETNLAVHKELRRILEKEDPSFTNGRGDEGGWAPKLKNEKALELSAKACENLGFTLGKEVALGVDFASSTQWSEEKEKYVYERAGFVNSSEEQIEFAANIIKKYKLIYAEDAVHEEAFEDMAELTAKFPKTLVTGDDLTVTNKDILTKAINMKSCNAAILKVNQAGSLYDAFEFAKVANQNNIKLITSHRSGESTDSHIAHIGLATKSKMLKVGIVGGERVAKLNELIRLSEHDLIRGMAEI; encoded by the coding sequence TTGTCAAAAATAACATCCATTAATGGACGTATTATTTACAATAGTCGCGGAAGTAAAACTGTTGAAGTTGACATTATATCAGAAAATAAATTTCTAGGTAGAGTGTGTGCACCTTCGGGAGCAAGCGTTGGAAAGTATGAAGCAGTAAGTTTCCCAAATGAAAAACCTGAAGAAAGCCTTAGAATGTTAAATGAGAATGTTCAAAAATTTATTGGTTTAGAATCATCAGATTTGAAGACTATACATGATACACTAAGAAGTATAGATCAATCTTCAAATTATGCAAAAATTGGGGGCGCCCTTGCATTTGCAGTAAGTATTGCTTCAATGGAATCAGCATCAAAAGCAAAGGATACCTCTTTGTTTCAAACATTATCATCAGAATCATCTTTCAAATTTCCGTTTCCTTTAGGAAATATTTTAGGAGGAGGAGCGCATGCAGGACCAGGAACTCCAGATATACAAGAAATTTTGATTTGTGCCATAGGAACAAAAACAATTAGAGATGCAATTGAAACTAATTTGGCAGTTCATAAGGAATTACGTCGTATTTTGGAAAAAGAAGATCCAAGTTTTACTAATGGACGAGGGGATGAAGGAGGATGGGCTCCAAAACTAAAAAATGAAAAAGCATTAGAACTTTCAGCAAAAGCTTGTGAGAATTTGGGATTTACATTAGGTAAAGAAGTGGCATTAGGAGTAGACTTTGCATCATCTACCCAATGGAGTGAAGAAAAAGAAAAATATGTTTACGAAAGAGCGGGATTTGTGAATTCTTCAGAAGAACAAATTGAATTTGCAGCAAATATTATTAAAAAATATAAATTAATTTATGCAGAAGATGCAGTTCACGAAGAAGCTTTTGAAGACATGGCAGAATTAACTGCTAAATTTCCAAAAACATTAGTAACAGGAGATGATCTAACGGTTACAAATAAAGACATTCTAACAAAGGCAATCAACATGAAATCATGTAATGCTGCAATCCTAAAAGTCAATCAGGCTGGTAGTCTTTACGATGCATTTGAATTTGCTAAAGTAGCTAATCAAAATAATATAAAATTAATCACATCACATAGATCTGGAGAATCTACAGATTCGCATATTGCTCATATAGGATTAGCAACAAAGTCAAAAATGCTCAAAGTTGGCATAGTAGGTGGAGAAAGGGTCGCAAAGTTAAATGAGCTTATACGCCTATCAGAGCATGATTTAATACGCGGTATGGCAGAGATTTAA
- a CDS encoding DNA-directed RNA polymerase subunit N: MLIPVRCFTCGNLIADKYEDYQNKVRSGEDPAKGLDSLGINRYCCRRMLLTTVETIQQVIPFYEAIQRRHQEVQSELE; the protein is encoded by the coding sequence ATGTTAATTCCTGTTAGATGTTTTACCTGTGGAAATTTAATTGCTGATAAGTATGAAGATTATCAAAATAAAGTAAGATCTGGAGAAGATCCAGCTAAAGGACTAGATTCTTTGGGAATTAACAGATATTGTTGTAGAAGAATGCTTTTGACTACAGTGGAAACTATTCAACAGGTTATTCCATTTTATGAAGCAATCCAAAGAAGACACCAAGAAGTCCAATCAGAATTAGAATAG
- a CDS encoding RNA-binding protein, producing MTLKKVKPSLNKIAKSLAEIQDAREFLLKNTREVIIISSKSIISSHKGDIKIAKNYLKQADILLKKYKKKTTPDLQKYMITPEQEFVEAASLIAIIEKKEIPSEKELGVMPESYVLGLLDCIGELKRMIFDKIRIGDIDDATRIFEVMENLYLNLYPFSMYDKVVKEARRKIDVDRILIDDVRGAITEEKRRSDLIAALNKLQK from the coding sequence ATGACATTAAAGAAAGTAAAGCCATCTTTAAATAAAATTGCAAAATCTTTAGCAGAAATTCAGGATGCTAGAGAATTTTTATTAAAAAATACAAGAGAAGTAATAATTATTTCTAGCAAATCAATCATATCGTCCCATAAAGGGGATATTAAAATAGCAAAAAATTATCTTAAACAAGCAGATATTTTGTTAAAAAAATATAAGAAAAAAACTACACCTGATCTTCAAAAATATATGATTACACCTGAACAAGAATTTGTCGAGGCTGCATCATTAATCGCCATAATTGAAAAAAAGGAAATTCCTTCAGAAAAAGAATTAGGAGTAATGCCAGAATCATATGTTTTAGGATTATTAGATTGTATAGGAGAATTAAAAAGAATGATTTTTGATAAAATTAGGATTGGAGATATTGATGATGCAACAAGAATTTTTGAAGTGATGGAAAATCTGTATTTGAATTTGTATCCATTTTCAATGTATGATAAAGTGGTAAAAGAAGCTAGAAGAAAAATAGACGTAGATCGTATTTTAATTGATGATGTAAGAGGTGCAATTACTGAAGAGAAAAGACGTTCAGATCTGATTGCAGCATTAAACAAACTTCAAAAATAG
- a CDS encoding NAD(P)H-hydrate epimerase, translating into MEITVDQMYQIENNGHAMGFLKKFMMENAGAAAVRRLVEKFDVTSKNILIFVGMGNNGGDGLVMARHLSGYGAIVTIQLLGSPDKIKTEESSWNWSILKKMPSVKLLSGDNLHFDFIPDVIIDAILGTGISGEIREPYVSAINYINNSSCFKFAVDVPSGLDPQTGETANIFVKSDMTVTFHKMKQGIPKRKDLTGELYAEKIGIPPEAEEGVL; encoded by the coding sequence ATGGAGATAACTGTAGATCAAATGTATCAAATAGAAAATAATGGTCATGCTATGGGTTTTTTAAAAAAATTTATGATGGAAAATGCAGGAGCTGCAGCTGTACGACGATTAGTTGAAAAATTTGATGTCACGTCAAAAAATATTTTGATTTTTGTGGGTATGGGTAATAATGGCGGTGATGGTTTAGTTATGGCAAGACATCTTTCCGGATATGGAGCTATAGTGACAATACAACTTTTAGGATCTCCTGATAAAATAAAAACTGAAGAAAGTTCTTGGAATTGGTCTATTTTAAAAAAAATGCCTTCTGTAAAATTACTTAGCGGTGATAATTTACATTTTGATTTTATTCCAGATGTAATTATTGATGCAATATTGGGTACTGGAATATCTGGTGAAATTAGGGAGCCATATGTATCTGCAATTAATTACATTAACAATTCTAGTTGCTTCAAGTTTGCAGTAGATGTTCCATCTGGATTGGATCCACAAACAGGAGAAACTGCAAATATTTTTGTAAAATCTGATATGACAGTAACATTTCATAAAATGAAACAGGGTATACCAAAAAGAAAAGATTTGACTGGTGAATTATATGCAGAAAAGATAGGAATTCCTCCAGAGGCTGAAGAGGGAGTATTATGA
- a CDS encoding hydroxyacylglutathione hydrolase family protein has translation MKVHQIQVGNMQNFTYVVEDEETDEAIVIDPSWDLEQIEQIIQRNNLKIKYVINTHHHFDHTLGNEGMVKLTNAQIIQHEKSELKHDIAVKDGDVIEFGNSKLTVLHTPGHSKDSMCLIGDGKIFSGDTLFVGNCGRIDLPGGSAKELYHSLFDVLYSLNDDLILYCGHNYGNSLTSTIGKEKLTNFVMQKRTEQEFLDMMGQ, from the coding sequence ATGAAAGTACATCAAATTCAAGTTGGGAACATGCAGAATTTTACTTATGTCGTAGAGGATGAAGAGACCGATGAGGCTATAGTGATTGACCCTTCTTGGGATCTTGAACAAATTGAACAAATCATCCAACGAAATAATTTAAAAATAAAATATGTCATAAACACTCACCATCATTTTGATCATACTCTAGGAAATGAGGGTATGGTGAAATTAACCAATGCACAAATAATTCAGCATGAAAAATCAGAATTAAAACATGATATTGCTGTAAAAGATGGCGATGTAATTGAATTTGGGAATTCAAAGTTGACTGTTTTACACACTCCAGGTCATTCAAAAGATAGTATGTGTTTAATTGGAGATGGGAAAATTTTTTCTGGCGATACTCTTTTTGTAGGAAATTGTGGACGAATAGATCTACCTGGAGGAAGTGCCAAAGAATTGTATCACAGTCTTTTTGATGTTCTTTATTCATTAAATGACGATCTAATCCTTTACTGTGGACATAATTATGGAAATTCTTTAACATCTACTATTGGAAAAGAAAAGTTGACTAATTTTGTCATGCAAAAACGAACTGAACAAGAGTTTCTTGACATGATGGGACAATGA
- the cobT gene encoding nicotinate mononucleotide-dependent phosphoribosyltransferase CobT, whose amino-acid sequence MSYLDDFEFFGNVKKAQDFVDGVKSGNFLFSLAISYTETCEIPGITFAGADKDSIKFTPPADAEYLYYGYCKTIDKIPMTPDGKPTPGLLTKTALESCSIPHIVINAGSKISPQLPFIQTDLLHGQNISVESAMNNSQVSLAVDYGRMVGRTLASMTDCLIIGESIPGGTTTALAVLRGLGFKANVSSSIPNNPVELKNQIVNTALERITSNNPYHIISEVGDPMIAFVTGMLSSASEVTKVMLAGGTQMTAVLAFASKIGFNEQNTAIGTTSYIIDDESANFKSLVSEIADIPAIAVNPGLVNSKFSGLKAFSQGYAKEGVGAGGSMIASMIKTGSNASNFLPLAEKEYHRLFTSL is encoded by the coding sequence ATGAGCTATTTAGATGATTTTGAATTTTTTGGTAATGTGAAGAAAGCCCAAGATTTTGTTGATGGTGTTAAATCTGGAAATTTTTTATTCTCACTTGCAATATCTTATACTGAGACTTGTGAAATCCCCGGCATAACATTTGCTGGTGCTGACAAAGATTCAATAAAATTTACTCCTCCGGCAGACGCAGAATATCTTTACTATGGTTATTGTAAAACTATAGATAAAATTCCAATGACCCCTGACGGTAAACCTACACCTGGTTTACTTACAAAGACAGCATTAGAATCATGTAGCATTCCACATATAGTAATTAATGCTGGAAGTAAGATTTCTCCCCAACTGCCTTTTATACAAACCGATTTGTTACATGGACAAAATATTTCAGTTGAATCTGCAATGAATAATTCTCAAGTATCGCTGGCAGTAGATTATGGTAGAATGGTGGGAAGAACTTTAGCTTCAATGACTGATTGTTTGATTATAGGCGAAAGTATTCCGGGTGGTACAACCACTGCACTTGCTGTATTGCGTGGATTAGGATTCAAAGCTAATGTAAGCTCTAGTATCCCAAATAATCCTGTAGAACTAAAAAATCAAATTGTAAATACTGCATTAGAAAGAATAACTTCAAACAATCCCTATCATATAATATCTGAAGTTGGTGATCCTATGATTGCTTTTGTAACTGGTATGTTAAGCTCAGCATCTGAAGTGACCAAAGTAATGTTGGCGGGTGGTACACAAATGACTGCCGTATTGGCATTTGCCTCAAAAATTGGTTTCAATGAACAAAACACTGCTATTGGAACTACTTCCTATATCATTGATGATGAAAGTGCAAATTTTAAATCACTTGTTTCAGAAATTGCTGATATACCGGCAATAGCTGTAAACCCTGGACTTGTAAATTCAAAGTTTTCTGGACTAAAAGCATTCTCACAAGGATATGCAAAAGAAGGAGTTGGTGCAGGCGGTAGTATGATTGCGTCAATGATCAAAACTGGAAGCAATGCATCTAATTTTTTACCATTAGCCGAAAAAGAGTACCATAGACTTTTTACTTCACTGTGA
- the glmS gene encoding glutamine--fructose-6-phosphate transaminase (isomerizing): MCSIIGYYGNEVAAPIIVKGLRRMEYRGYDSVGVATESNSQIELKKGTGKVEEVNSKIQLDSLPGKIGIGHTRWATHGKVTDVNAHPHPSNSGKLAIVHNGIIENFEELKKQLEKEGYIFKSETDSEVIANLLQKNYEKIKNVKDAIIKTVSELKGNYAFVAMFENGQMAAARFHEPLIVGIGKNSYFLSSDVLGFIEQTDNAIYIENGNFVLIEKDKLEIFDFNGNIVKQQITKVSKEFADAYKGDYAHFTLKEISEQPDIIFKSGENTKNAIKNAGNHIKNSNNIYITGSGTSYNAALIAKQILAKYAKIKVDTIISSELQFSSQIIEPESTLIAISQSGESADVLEAVNIAKKEKCKIISIVNSLTSSLARESDFIIGMNCGPEIGVAATKSFTSQIIIIYKLVEVICNGNFVIDYKEISNAISKILENHAQVRNIAKEIKEISDIYVLGRGVHYPIAIESALKLKELTYIHAEGIAGGELKHGPLALMDSNVFVIIINPKDSTYSDTLTSAREIKARGAKIIGISDEKSDVYDYWIEIPKTSELTYPISETIPIQLLSYYAAIEKDTDPDYPRNLAKSVTVK; the protein is encoded by the coding sequence ATGTGTTCAATTATCGGGTATTATGGAAATGAAGTAGCAGCACCCATAATAGTCAAAGGATTAAGGAGAATGGAATATCGAGGATATGATAGTGTAGGGGTTGCAACTGAATCAAATAGTCAAATTGAATTAAAAAAAGGAACTGGAAAAGTAGAGGAGGTAAATTCCAAGATTCAACTTGATTCATTACCTGGAAAAATTGGAATAGGCCATACTAGATGGGCAACTCATGGAAAAGTTACAGATGTCAATGCACATCCACATCCTAGCAATTCTGGAAAATTAGCAATAGTACACAATGGAATTATAGAGAATTTTGAAGAATTAAAAAAACAATTAGAAAAAGAGGGATATATTTTCAAAAGCGAAACAGATAGCGAAGTAATAGCTAATCTTCTTCAAAAAAATTATGAGAAGATCAAGAATGTCAAAGATGCAATAATCAAAACAGTATCAGAGTTGAAAGGGAATTATGCATTTGTTGCAATGTTTGAGAATGGTCAAATGGCTGCTGCAAGATTCCATGAACCATTAATTGTAGGAATCGGAAAAAACAGCTATTTTCTATCAAGTGATGTTTTAGGATTCATTGAACAAACAGATAATGCAATATACATTGAAAATGGAAATTTTGTTTTAATTGAAAAAGATAAATTGGAAATTTTTGATTTTAATGGAAATATTGTAAAACAACAGATTACTAAAGTATCAAAAGAATTTGCAGATGCATACAAAGGAGATTATGCACATTTTACATTAAAAGAAATTTCAGAACAACCTGATATCATATTCAAATCAGGAGAGAATACTAAAAATGCCATAAAAAATGCAGGAAATCATATTAAAAATTCAAATAATATCTACATAACAGGAAGCGGAACTAGTTATAATGCAGCGCTAATAGCAAAACAAATCTTAGCAAAATATGCAAAAATTAAGGTAGACACCATAATTTCAAGTGAATTACAATTTTCATCTCAGATAATTGAACCAGAGTCAACATTAATTGCAATTTCTCAAAGTGGTGAAAGTGCAGATGTGTTAGAAGCTGTGAATATTGCTAAAAAAGAGAAATGCAAGATCATATCCATAGTAAATTCGCTTACATCATCTTTGGCAAGAGAATCAGACTTCATTATTGGCATGAATTGTGGTCCAGAGATAGGAGTTGCTGCAACAAAAAGTTTCACATCACAAATTATTATAATATACAAATTAGTAGAAGTGATTTGTAATGGAAATTTTGTTATAGATTATAAAGAAATTTCAAATGCAATTTCAAAGATTCTTGAAAATCATGCTCAAGTAAGAAACATTGCTAAGGAAATTAAAGAAATCTCAGATATTTACGTTTTAGGTAGAGGAGTTCATTATCCAATAGCTATAGAATCAGCTTTGAAGTTAAAAGAACTCACATACATTCATGCAGAAGGAATTGCTGGAGGGGAATTAAAACACGGGCCTCTGGCACTTATGGATTCCAATGTTTTTGTAATAATAATTAATCCAAAGGATTCTACATATTCGGATACATTAACGAGTGCTAGAGAAATTAAAGCACGTGGTGCAAAGATAATCGGCATATCAGATGAAAAAAGCGATGTTTATGATTATTGGATAGAAATTCCAAAAACTAGTGAATTGACCTATCCAATTTCAGAAACAATTCCAATACAATTGTTATCATATTATGCTGCAATTGAAAAAGATACAGATCCAGATTATCCAAGGAATTTGGCTAAATCAGTCACAGTGAAGTAA